One genomic segment of Alicycliphilus denitrificans K601 includes these proteins:
- a CDS encoding CoxG family protein has product MDMQGARQLAIGQQQAWDALNDPGVLKICIPGCDSIEATGEGAYALVNAIKVGPVAAKFKGAIHLADVNAPHGYTLNFEGNGGVAGFGKGSARVTLTPQDEGCELAYTVHATVGGKIAQVGQRLIDGVARSMAESFFKRFDEEMQRRHGPPPEEAAEAGEKPGALKKMWSRLKGGDKPAADGD; this is encoded by the coding sequence ATGGACATGCAAGGCGCACGCCAGCTTGCCATCGGCCAGCAACAGGCCTGGGACGCATTGAACGACCCCGGGGTGCTGAAGATCTGCATCCCCGGCTGCGACAGCATCGAGGCCACGGGCGAGGGCGCCTACGCCCTCGTCAACGCGATCAAGGTCGGCCCCGTGGCCGCCAAGTTCAAGGGCGCCATCCATCTGGCCGACGTGAACGCCCCGCACGGCTACACGCTCAACTTCGAGGGCAACGGCGGGGTGGCCGGCTTCGGCAAGGGCAGCGCCCGGGTCACGCTCACGCCCCAGGACGAGGGCTGCGAGCTTGCCTACACGGTGCACGCCACCGTGGGCGGCAAGATCGCCCAGGTGGGCCAGCGCCTGATAGACGGCGTGGCCAGGTCCATGGCCGAGAGTTTCTTCAAGCGTTTCGACGAGGAGATGCAGCGCCGCCACGGCCCGCCGCCCGAAGAGGCCGCGGAGGCCGGGGAAAAGCCCGGCGCGCTCAAGAAGATGTGGTCCCGGCTCAAGGGCGGCGACAAGCCCGCCGCCGACGGGGATTGA
- a CDS encoding XdhC family protein, translated as MENIDVTVLRALRDWRQAGHGAILVTVVRTWGSSPRPVGSIMALRADGAVTGSVSGGCIEDDMIARYTQPGVADALPHAGPPQFAKYGVTADEAHRFGLPCGGTLELLIEFDPDAASLAALVDRLDAGQLVQRSVRLADGGVALTPAQAPAELVLDAQQLVNTFGPEYRMLIIGAGQMSEYLATMALFCGFAVTVCDPREEYRSGFAVPGARLLATMPDDTVAAFAPDARSCVVALTHDPKLDDLALLQALETPAFYIGAIGSRRNNQARRQRMIEHLGQTGESLARLRGPVGIYIGSKTPPEIAVSIMAEVLAVKNGVALPPGVDVAHVKDSQGLAGPGSACLAD; from the coding sequence ATGGAAAACATCGACGTCACCGTGCTGCGCGCGCTGCGCGACTGGCGGCAGGCGGGCCACGGCGCCATCCTGGTCACGGTGGTGCGCACCTGGGGCTCGTCGCCCCGGCCGGTGGGCTCCATCATGGCGCTGCGGGCCGACGGCGCCGTGACGGGCTCGGTCTCGGGCGGCTGCATCGAGGACGACATGATCGCCCGTTACACCCAGCCGGGCGTGGCCGACGCGCTGCCGCACGCCGGGCCGCCGCAGTTCGCCAAGTACGGCGTCACGGCCGACGAGGCGCACCGCTTCGGCCTGCCCTGCGGCGGCACGCTGGAGCTGCTGATCGAGTTCGACCCCGACGCCGCGAGCCTTGCGGCGCTGGTGGATCGGCTCGATGCCGGGCAGCTGGTGCAGCGCAGCGTCCGCCTGGCCGACGGCGGCGTCGCGCTGACGCCCGCGCAGGCGCCGGCCGAGCTGGTGCTGGACGCGCAGCAACTGGTCAACACCTTCGGTCCCGAGTACCGCATGCTCATCATCGGCGCCGGGCAGATGAGCGAGTACCTGGCCACGATGGCGCTGTTCTGCGGCTTCGCCGTTACCGTCTGCGACCCGCGCGAGGAATACCGCAGCGGCTTCGCCGTGCCCGGCGCGCGCCTGCTTGCCACCATGCCCGACGACACGGTCGCCGCGTTCGCCCCCGATGCGCGCTCGTGCGTCGTGGCGCTCACGCACGACCCCAAGCTCGACGACCTGGCGCTCCTGCAGGCGCTGGAGACGCCCGCGTTCTACATCGGTGCCATCGGCAGCCGGCGCAACAACCAGGCGCGCCGCCAGCGCATGATCGAGCACCTGGGGCAGACCGGGGAAAGCCTGGCGCGCCTGCGCGGGCCCGTCGGCATCTACATCGGCAGCAAGACGCCGCCCGAGATCGCGGTGAGCATCATGGCCGAGGTGCTGGCGGTGAAGAACGGCGTGGCGCTGCCGCCCGGCGTGGACGTGGCGCACGTCAAGGACAGCCAGGGCCTGGCGGGGCCGGGCTCGGCATGCCTGGCCGACTGA
- a CDS encoding vWA domain-containing protein codes for MTISTSPATPRRASQLGDARSGKLAANLVAFGRALRRAGVPVDGARIALAQQAIEAVGVARREDMAAALEAVLLSRAQDRAVFAELFDAFFRDPELAHKLLAQMLPRAEGHAEPPRQRPRVREALAPPKPQAQQAAGPDQAVDLDAAMTASAAQRLRHADFNLLSASEYRLVERLVRDIPLPLPSVASRRTRGGARGARVHWARTLRRAARSGGDLVSLARLRRRRQPLPLLLLVDVSGSMERYARLLLAFLHAATARTRLDGANLRVRRDVFAFGTALTDLTPAFAQADTDAMLADAGRAIHDFAGGTRLGDSLAQLRQRHGRRLVGRRTLVLIVSDGLDTGEPGALAEELAWLGRRCRRMLWLNPLLRFDGYAPSARGAAQLHRACDGMLAVHNVSKLQELAGAIAALLER; via the coding sequence ATGACAATATCCACCAGTCCCGCCACGCCGCGGCGCGCCTCGCAGCTGGGCGATGCGCGCAGCGGCAAGCTCGCGGCCAACCTGGTGGCCTTCGGCCGGGCGCTGCGCCGCGCCGGCGTGCCCGTCGACGGCGCGCGCATCGCCCTGGCCCAGCAGGCCATCGAGGCCGTGGGCGTGGCGCGCCGCGAGGACATGGCCGCCGCGCTGGAGGCGGTGCTGCTCAGCCGCGCGCAGGACCGCGCGGTGTTCGCCGAGCTGTTCGACGCCTTCTTCCGCGACCCCGAGCTCGCGCACAAGCTGCTCGCGCAGATGCTGCCGCGTGCCGAGGGCCACGCCGAGCCGCCGCGCCAGCGCCCCCGCGTGCGCGAAGCGCTGGCGCCCCCGAAACCCCAGGCACAGCAGGCCGCGGGCCCCGACCAGGCGGTGGACCTGGACGCCGCCATGACCGCCAGCGCCGCCCAGCGGCTGCGGCATGCCGACTTCAACCTGCTCAGCGCCAGCGAATACCGCCTGGTCGAACGCCTGGTGCGGGACATCCCGCTGCCGCTGCCCAGCGTCGCATCGCGGCGCACGCGCGGCGGCGCGCGCGGCGCGCGCGTCCACTGGGCGCGCACGCTGCGCCGGGCGGCGCGCAGCGGCGGGGATCTGGTCTCGCTCGCTCGCCTGCGGCGCAGGCGCCAGCCGCTGCCGCTCTTGCTGCTGGTGGACGTGTCGGGCTCCATGGAGCGCTACGCGCGGCTCCTGCTCGCCTTCCTGCACGCCGCCACGGCGCGCACGCGCCTGGACGGCGCGAACCTGCGCGTGCGCCGCGACGTGTTCGCCTTCGGCACCGCTCTGACCGACCTCACGCCCGCGTTCGCGCAGGCCGACACCGACGCCATGCTGGCGGACGCGGGCCGCGCCATCCACGACTTCGCCGGCGGCACGCGGCTGGGCGACAGCCTGGCGCAACTGCGCCAGCGGCACGGGCGCCGCCTGGTGGGCCGGCGCACGCTGGTGCTGATCGTCAGCGACGGGCTCGACACCGGCGAACCCGGCGCGCTGGCCGAGGAGCTCGCATGGCTCGGGCGCCGCTGCCGCCGCATGCTGTGGCTCAACCCGCTGCTGCGCTTCGATGGCTACGCGCCCAGCGCGCGCGGCGCGGCGCAGCTGCATCGCGCCTGCGACGGCATGCTGGCCGTCCACAACGTGAGCAAACTGCAGGAGCTGGCGGGCGCCATCGCCGCCCTGCTCGAACGATGA
- a CDS encoding nucleotidyltransferase family protein gives MRESQQRIGAVVMAAGAGRRMGHVPKGLLRRGGEPLLLRQIRLLAEAGVDEAVVVLGHHAERLEPVLRQAGSAPRGMALRWVANPAPDEGPGASLRCGLAALPDGLTTLLVMLADQPLLELQDVQAMLAAWRARAAGVELAVPQHAGQPGHPIVFGPLVRGQVLRAQGGAGVREWRRAHGDQVLLVPLSHARCTTDVDTPDDVQRLGRDFGVWLE, from the coding sequence ATGCGGGAGAGCCAACAGCGCATCGGCGCGGTGGTCATGGCCGCGGGGGCGGGGCGGCGCATGGGCCACGTTCCTAAGGGCCTGCTGCGCCGCGGCGGCGAGCCGCTGCTGCTGCGCCAGATCCGCCTGCTGGCCGAGGCCGGCGTGGACGAGGCCGTGGTCGTGCTGGGTCACCACGCGGAGCGGCTGGAGCCGGTGCTGCGGCAGGCGGGCTCTGCGCCGCGGGGCATGGCGCTGCGCTGGGTCGCCAACCCCGCGCCCGACGAGGGCCCGGGCGCGTCCCTGCGCTGCGGCCTGGCCGCGCTGCCCGACGGCCTGACGACGCTGCTGGTGATGCTGGCCGACCAGCCGCTGCTGGAGCTTCAGGATGTGCAGGCCATGCTGGCCGCGTGGCGCGCGCGCGCCGCGGGCGTGGAGCTGGCCGTGCCCCAGCACGCGGGCCAGCCAGGCCACCCCATCGTGTTCGGCCCGCTGGTGCGCGGCCAGGTGCTGCGGGCGCAGGGCGGCGCGGGCGTGCGCGAATGGCGGCGCGCCCATGGCGATCAAGTGCTGCTCGTGCCGCTCTCGCATGCGCGCTGCACCACCGACGTGGATACGCCGGACGACGTGCAGCGGCTGGGCCGGGATTTCGGCGTGTGGCTGGAGTAG
- a CDS encoding FAD binding domain-containing protein yields MYAFTYERPTSEADALRLAQAGARPLAGGQTLLASMKLRLAAPEQIVDLGAVPELKGIRRDGDALVIGAMTRHCDVAESAEARAAIPALAALAGGIGDKQVRARGTIGGSVANNDPAADYPAALLALGATVHTTARAIAADDFFQGLFATALEEGELITAVRFPIAAKAAYVKFAQPASLFALIGVFVAQTAQGVRVAVTGGGNGVFRHQAMEKALDARFAPEAIAGVPTEEAGMSSDLHASSAYRAHLVGVMAQRAVARALA; encoded by the coding sequence ATGTACGCATTCACCTATGAGCGCCCCACCTCCGAGGCCGACGCGCTGAGGCTCGCCCAGGCCGGCGCCAGGCCGCTGGCCGGCGGCCAGACCCTTCTGGCATCGATGAAGCTGCGCCTGGCCGCGCCCGAGCAGATCGTGGACCTGGGCGCCGTGCCCGAACTGAAGGGCATACGCCGCGATGGCGACGCCCTGGTCATCGGCGCCATGACGCGCCACTGCGACGTGGCCGAGAGCGCCGAGGCGCGCGCCGCCATTCCCGCGCTGGCCGCATTGGCCGGCGGCATCGGCGACAAGCAGGTGCGCGCGCGCGGCACCATCGGCGGATCGGTGGCCAACAACGACCCCGCCGCCGACTACCCCGCCGCGCTGCTCGCGCTGGGCGCCACCGTGCACACCACGGCGCGCGCGATCGCCGCCGACGACTTCTTCCAGGGCCTGTTCGCCACGGCGCTGGAGGAGGGCGAGCTCATCACCGCCGTGCGCTTTCCCATTGCGGCGAAGGCAGCCTACGTCAAGTTCGCGCAGCCGGCCTCGCTGTTCGCGCTGATCGGCGTGTTCGTCGCGCAGACGGCCCAGGGCGTGCGCGTGGCCGTGACGGGCGGGGGTAACGGCGTGTTCCGCCACCAGGCGATGGAAAAGGCACTCGACGCGCGCTTCGCGCCCGAGGCGATCGCCGGCGTTCCGACCGAAGAGGCCGGCATGTCCAGCGACCTGCATGCGAGCAGCGCCTACCGCGCCCATCTGGTCGGCGTGATGGCGCAGCGCGCCGTGGCGCGGGCGCTGGCCTGA
- a CDS encoding (2Fe-2S)-binding protein, with the protein MQIQLKVNGRAITADVPPNTLLVQFLREHLRLTGTHQGCDTAQCGACTVIADGRSIKACNALAVQMQGADITTIEGLAAADGTLHPMQAAFKECHGLQCGFCTPGMVMSAVDLLAHNPRASEAEIREQLEGNICRCTGYQNIVHAVQTAQKALAA; encoded by the coding sequence ATGCAAATCCAACTCAAGGTCAATGGCCGCGCCATCACGGCCGACGTGCCGCCCAACACCCTGCTGGTGCAGTTTCTGCGCGAGCACCTGCGCCTGACCGGCACGCACCAGGGCTGCGACACCGCGCAGTGCGGCGCCTGCACGGTGATCGCCGACGGCCGCTCCATCAAGGCCTGCAACGCACTGGCGGTGCAGATGCAGGGGGCGGACATCACCACCATCGAGGGCCTGGCCGCGGCCGACGGCACGCTGCACCCCATGCAGGCGGCCTTCAAGGAATGCCACGGCCTGCAGTGCGGCTTCTGCACGCCGGGCATGGTCATGAGCGCCGTGGACCTGCTGGCGCACAACCCCCGGGCCAGCGAGGCCGAGATCCGCGAGCAGCTGGAGGGCAACATCTGCCGCTGCACCGGCTACCAGAACATCGTGCACGCGGTGCAGACCGCCCAGAAGGCCCTGGCCGCCTAA
- a CDS encoding lysylphosphatidylglycerol synthase transmembrane domain-containing protein — protein sequence MNRIFRIIIGPGLAIFFIWLALKDINTRELIESIHQTEISYIVIAIFVFFAGYSCRIERWRLMLINENTKLNWKECAGPLMASVAANNVLPFRAGDIFRAIKFNKQLRISAATSITTLFVERLLDLLMVVLFLGIALAYFGMDSSRLIGIGGSALLSGGAIILFLLIFPSIFKPFAHWLSKVISKAFPKFGQKLDAEFTKIFTALEHTSKGSTMIKLICWSFAAWLSEGLVFWFIALSIPTISYDLAAWLALPVGTLATIIPSTPGYVGTFDYFTSQAMIALGNREESSIAFAFIVHAVLWLPPTVVGGLYFLINPMKKTK from the coding sequence ATGAATAGAATCTTTCGGATTATTATTGGCCCTGGATTGGCCATATTCTTCATATGGCTTGCACTCAAGGACATCAATACTCGAGAGCTGATCGAGTCGATTCACCAGACGGAAATCTCATACATAGTCATAGCCATATTCGTCTTTTTTGCCGGCTATTCATGCAGAATAGAACGATGGCGCTTGATGCTCATCAATGAAAACACAAAGCTCAATTGGAAAGAATGCGCCGGCCCATTGATGGCGAGTGTGGCTGCAAATAATGTTCTCCCTTTCCGAGCTGGCGACATTTTCCGAGCAATCAAATTCAACAAGCAGTTGCGCATAAGCGCTGCCACATCGATCACCACGCTCTTTGTTGAGCGTTTATTGGATCTGCTTATGGTAGTGTTGTTCCTTGGAATCGCGCTCGCCTACTTCGGGATGGACTCTTCAAGATTGATAGGCATTGGTGGAAGCGCGCTACTTTCCGGAGGAGCAATAATTTTATTTTTGCTGATTTTTCCATCTATTTTCAAACCATTTGCTCACTGGCTTAGCAAGGTCATATCGAAAGCCTTTCCAAAATTTGGCCAAAAGCTAGATGCAGAATTTACGAAGATATTCACTGCCCTGGAGCATACGTCCAAGGGCTCGACAATGATCAAGTTGATTTGCTGGTCTTTTGCTGCATGGCTTTCTGAAGGTCTTGTTTTCTGGTTCATTGCATTATCAATTCCTACAATTTCCTATGACCTCGCGGCCTGGCTTGCCTTGCCGGTCGGTACACTTGCGACAATAATACCAAGCACCCCGGGCTATGTTGGCACATTCGACTATTTCACAAGTCAAGCCATGATTGCTCTCGGCAACAGAGAAGAGAGTTCGATTGCATTTGCCTTCATAGTACATGCCGTGCTGTGGCTTCCTCCCACGGTTGTAGGAGGATTATACTTTCTGATCAACCCCATGAAGAAAACCAAATAA
- a CDS encoding NAD(P)/FAD-dependent oxidoreductase, translated as MANNFQQTEITIIGGGFTGLTAAYELVKSGIKVTVLESEPEIGGLAAAFDVGGEKLDRFYHHWFTNDLEVMTLIEELGLQNKVEINPTNTGVYYANNFFKLSTPWDLLNFTPLAFLDRIRLGLLALRARRVKNWKNLEAKTAHEWLKSLGGENVYRVVWQPLLKGKFGPYAEDVSAVWFWNKLKLRGGSRGKGGEERLAYFKGGFVALAEALAQRIRDLGGIIAVNTPVSSVTKEGGDWIVKTTDGTISSKRIIFTTALPIISEMIKSWAPSEYLDSLNRIQYIGNVCLVLELDRPLSETYWLNVNDPSFPFVGVIEHTNFERPETYGGRHIVYLSKYLPHTDRLYSMTADEFLDYAIPFIQKMFPRFDRTWIQKHHLWRARWSQPVVEKYYSTLIPDEDGPAEGLHICTMAQIYPEDRGTNYAIREGRRIGRKISRSPSVVN; from the coding sequence ATGGCGAATAATTTTCAACAGACTGAAATAACGATCATTGGCGGAGGGTTCACTGGGCTGACAGCTGCCTACGAGTTAGTTAAAAGCGGTATAAAGGTCACAGTTCTTGAGTCGGAACCGGAGATTGGAGGGCTCGCAGCCGCATTTGATGTTGGTGGTGAAAAGCTCGACCGCTTCTACCATCATTGGTTTACCAATGATCTAGAAGTAATGACCTTGATAGAAGAACTCGGCCTCCAGAACAAGGTTGAAATCAATCCAACCAATACTGGCGTCTACTACGCCAACAATTTCTTCAAGCTATCAACGCCATGGGATCTTTTGAACTTCACACCTTTGGCGTTTCTTGATCGTATCCGTCTTGGCCTGCTCGCTTTACGTGCAAGACGTGTCAAAAACTGGAAGAATCTAGAAGCCAAGACGGCTCATGAGTGGCTTAAGAGTTTGGGCGGCGAAAATGTTTATCGCGTGGTTTGGCAACCTCTTCTGAAGGGGAAGTTTGGCCCATATGCGGAAGATGTTTCCGCCGTCTGGTTCTGGAATAAATTAAAGCTTCGTGGTGGAAGCCGAGGAAAAGGTGGCGAGGAGCGTTTAGCCTATTTCAAGGGTGGCTTCGTCGCGCTCGCAGAAGCCTTAGCCCAAAGAATTCGCGATCTGGGCGGAATCATTGCCGTAAACACCCCAGTTTCCTCGGTAACAAAAGAGGGGGGTGACTGGATTGTCAAAACAACCGATGGCACTATTTCTTCGAAACGCATCATTTTCACTACAGCTCTGCCAATCATATCAGAGATGATTAAAAGCTGGGCGCCTTCCGAGTACTTGGACTCCTTGAATCGCATCCAATATATCGGTAATGTATGTTTGGTTCTTGAGCTTGATAGACCTCTATCTGAAACTTACTGGCTCAATGTCAACGACCCCAGCTTTCCATTTGTGGGCGTAATCGAGCACACGAACTTCGAGCGACCGGAAACCTACGGAGGTCGCCACATAGTGTATTTGTCAAAATACCTACCCCATACTGATCGACTTTATTCGATGACGGCGGACGAGTTTCTTGATTACGCTATACCCTTTATTCAGAAGATGTTCCCCCGATTCGACAGAACATGGATCCAGAAGCATCATCTTTGGCGAGCACGCTGGTCACAACCAGTTGTCGAGAAGTACTACAGTACATTGATACCCGATGAAGACGGGCCTGCTGAAGGCCTCCACATATGCACTATGGCCCAGATCTACCCGGAGGACCGCGGAACAAACTACGCCATCAGGGAGGGGCGGCGTATAGGCAGAAAAATATCGAGATCTCCTAGTGTTGTGAATTAA
- a CDS encoding AAA family ATPase has protein sequence MNASTPPCVCNSIDELAAALQAVGYFADRRLATAVFLALKLQRPLLLEGEPGVGKTELAKALAQALGRQLLRLQCFDGMEQREALYEWNYAAQLLHLRANEGTASASALEQEVYQPRYLVRRPLLQALEALEPGALLLIDEVDRADEPFEAFLLEYLGEYQVSIPELGTIRAAVPPVTILTSNRTRELNDAVKRRCLYHWLDYPGRERELAIVHALVPQAGQRLAAQVAAFVQQLRSSPYADRFQRAPGIAETVEWARALVALDTLVLDPEVVADTAGILFKQRDDVAALDAALARDVLQAAQD, from the coding sequence ATGAACGCATCCACGCCCCCCTGCGTCTGCAACTCCATCGACGAACTGGCCGCGGCGCTGCAGGCCGTGGGCTACTTCGCCGACCGGCGCCTGGCCACGGCGGTGTTCCTGGCGCTCAAGCTCCAGCGCCCGCTGCTGCTCGAAGGCGAGCCCGGCGTGGGCAAGACCGAGCTGGCCAAGGCCCTGGCCCAGGCCTTGGGGCGCCAGCTGCTGCGCCTGCAGTGCTTCGACGGCATGGAGCAGCGCGAGGCGCTGTACGAATGGAACTACGCCGCGCAGCTGCTGCACCTGCGGGCCAACGAGGGCACGGCCAGCGCCAGCGCGCTGGAGCAGGAGGTCTACCAGCCGCGCTACCTGGTGCGCCGCCCGCTGCTGCAGGCGCTGGAGGCGCTGGAGCCCGGCGCGCTGCTGCTGATCGACGAGGTGGACCGCGCCGACGAGCCCTTCGAGGCCTTCCTGCTCGAATACCTGGGCGAATACCAGGTCAGCATTCCCGAGCTGGGCACGATACGCGCGGCCGTGCCGCCGGTGACCATACTGACGAGCAACCGCACGCGCGAGCTCAACGACGCGGTCAAGCGCCGCTGCCTGTACCACTGGCTGGACTACCCCGGGCGCGAGCGCGAACTGGCCATCGTGCACGCCCTCGTGCCGCAGGCGGGGCAGCGGCTTGCCGCGCAGGTGGCGGCGTTCGTGCAGCAGCTGCGCAGCAGCCCCTACGCCGACCGCTTCCAGCGCGCCCCGGGCATCGCCGAGACGGTGGAGTGGGCGCGCGCGCTGGTCGCGCTCGATACCCTGGTGCTCGACCCCGAGGTGGTGGCGGACACCGCCGGCATCCTGTTCAAGCAGCGCGACGACGTGGCGGCGCTCGATGCGGCGCTGGCGCGCGATGTGCTGCAGGCCGCGCAGGACTGA
- a CDS encoding xanthine dehydrogenase family protein molybdopterin-binding subunit, whose translation MGATEFAKLPHIGESVKRKEDLRFLTGAGNYTDDIVQPGQKYAVFVRSPYAHANIKSVDTAAAAAMPGVAAVFTGKDIEGKVNGLPCGWLISNPDGSPMKEPPHPVLASTKVRYVGDHVAMVVADTLEQAKNAAEAVAVDYEELAPVIDMRTASQGPALHAEAPDNHCYKWTLGDKAAVDAAFAGAAHVTAIDLTNNRLIPNAMEPRAANASYNRATDEYQLYVANQNPHVERLLMTAFVLGLPEHKVRVIAPDVGGGFGSKIFLYAEDVALTWAARQLNCPIKWTAERSESFVSDAHGRDHISHAEMAMDKDGKFLAMRVHTHANLGAYLSTFASAIPTILYGTLLAGQYATPQIYVEVDGWFTSTAPVDAYRGAGRPEAAYLVERLVTRCAWELGLPQDEIRKRNFIASFPYQTPVALQYDTGDFHACMNESQKLADVAGFEARRKASEARGLRRGMGYSCYIEACGLAPSNIAGALGARAGLFEAGEVRVHPTGSVTVFTGSHSHGQGHETTFAQLVAARLGLDPGQVDIVHGDTGRVPFGMGTYGSRSLSVGGTAIMKALDKIEAKAKKIAAHLMEASDADIEFAGGEFTVKGTDKKVPFAQVALTAYVPHNYPLDKLEPGLNETAFYDPTNFTYPAGTYICEVEVDPQTGVVRVDRFTAVDDFGVIVNPMIVEGQVHGGVVQGMGQALMEHGVYDPDSGQLLTGSYMDYTMPRAADFPEFKLGHVCTPCTHNPIGSKGCGEAGAIGSPPAVINAVLDALRPLGVTDIDMPATPHRVWQAIQSAAA comes from the coding sequence ATGGGTGCCACTGAATTTGCCAAGCTGCCGCACATCGGCGAATCCGTGAAGCGCAAGGAGGACCTGCGCTTCCTGACCGGCGCGGGCAACTACACCGACGACATCGTGCAGCCGGGCCAGAAATACGCCGTCTTCGTGCGCTCGCCCTACGCGCACGCGAACATCAAGAGCGTGGACACGGCCGCGGCGGCCGCCATGCCTGGCGTGGCCGCCGTCTTCACCGGCAAGGACATCGAGGGCAAGGTGAACGGCCTGCCCTGCGGCTGGCTGATCTCCAACCCCGACGGCAGCCCGATGAAGGAGCCGCCCCACCCGGTGCTGGCCAGCACCAAGGTGCGCTACGTGGGCGACCATGTCGCCATGGTCGTGGCCGACACGCTGGAGCAGGCGAAGAACGCGGCCGAGGCTGTTGCCGTCGACTACGAGGAGCTCGCGCCCGTGATCGACATGCGCACGGCCAGCCAGGGCCCCGCGCTGCACGCCGAGGCGCCCGACAACCACTGCTACAAGTGGACGCTGGGCGACAAGGCGGCCGTGGATGCCGCCTTTGCCGGCGCGGCCCACGTCACCGCGATCGACCTGACGAACAATCGCCTCATCCCCAACGCCATGGAGCCGCGCGCGGCCAACGCCAGCTACAACCGCGCCACCGACGAATACCAGCTCTACGTGGCCAACCAGAACCCGCACGTGGAGCGCCTGCTCATGACCGCCTTCGTGCTCGGCCTGCCCGAGCACAAGGTGCGCGTGATCGCGCCCGACGTGGGCGGCGGCTTCGGCTCCAAGATCTTCCTGTACGCCGAGGACGTGGCGCTGACCTGGGCCGCCAGGCAGCTTAATTGCCCCATCAAGTGGACGGCCGAGCGCAGCGAGTCCTTCGTGAGCGACGCGCACGGGCGCGACCACATCAGCCACGCAGAGATGGCCATGGACAAGGACGGCAAGTTCCTGGCCATGCGCGTGCACACCCACGCCAACCTGGGCGCGTACCTGTCCACCTTCGCCTCGGCCATTCCCACCATCCTGTACGGCACGCTGCTGGCGGGCCAGTACGCCACGCCGCAGATCTACGTCGAGGTCGACGGCTGGTTCACCAGCACCGCGCCCGTGGACGCCTACCGCGGCGCGGGCCGCCCCGAGGCCGCCTACCTGGTCGAGCGCCTGGTCACGCGCTGTGCCTGGGAGCTGGGGCTGCCGCAGGACGAGATCCGCAAGCGCAACTTCATCGCCAGCTTCCCCTACCAGACGCCGGTGGCGCTCCAGTACGACACGGGGGACTTCCACGCCTGCATGAACGAGTCGCAGAAGCTCGCCGACGTGGCCGGCTTCGAGGCCCGGCGCAAGGCCAGCGAGGCCAGGGGCCTACGGCGCGGCATGGGCTACAGCTGCTACATCGAGGCCTGCGGCCTGGCGCCCAGCAACATCGCCGGCGCCCTGGGCGCGCGCGCCGGCCTGTTCGAGGCCGGCGAGGTGCGCGTGCACCCCACGGGCAGCGTGACGGTGTTCACCGGCTCGCACAGCCACGGCCAGGGGCACGAAACGACCTTTGCACAACTGGTGGCGGCGCGCCTGGGGCTGGACCCGGGCCAGGTGGACATCGTGCACGGCGACACCGGCCGCGTGCCCTTCGGCATGGGCACCTACGGCAGCCGGTCGCTGTCGGTGGGCGGCACGGCCATCATGAAGGCGCTGGACAAGATCGAGGCCAAGGCCAAGAAGATCGCGGCCCACCTGATGGAGGCGAGCGACGCCGACATCGAGTTCGCGGGTGGCGAGTTCACCGTCAAGGGCACGGACAAGAAGGTCCCCTTCGCCCAGGTGGCGCTCACCGCCTACGTGCCGCACAACTACCCGCTCGACAAGCTGGAGCCGGGCCTGAACGAGACCGCCTTCTACGACCCGACCAACTTCACCTACCCCGCGGGCACCTACATCTGCGAGGTCGAGGTGGACCCGCAGACGGGCGTGGTGCGCGTGGACCGCTTCACCGCGGTGGACGACTTCGGCGTCATCGTCAACCCCATGATCGTCGAGGGCCAGGTGCACGGCGGCGTGGTGCAGGGCATGGGCCAGGCGCTGATGGAGCATGGCGTGTACGACCCCGATTCGGGCCAGCTACTCACCGGCAGCTACATGGACTACACCATGCCGCGCGCGGCCGACTTCCCCGAGTTCAAGCTCGGCCACGTGTGCACGCCCTGCACGCACAACCCCATAGGCAGCAAGGGCTGCGGCGAGGCCGGGGCCATAGGCTCGCCCCCGGCGGTGATCAACGCCGTGCTCGACGCGCTCAGGCCCCTGGGCGTGACCGACATCGACATGCCCGCCACGCCGCACCGCGTCTGGCAGGCCATCCAAAGCGCCGCAGCCTGA